One window of Fundidesulfovibrio putealis DSM 16056 genomic DNA carries:
- the amrB gene encoding AmmeMemoRadiSam system protein B, whose product MIRKPVVAGQFYPGSAAALDREVRSMLAKAAPPDAQPTILAMVPHAGYVYSGEVAGRTLGQANLAGDFLLLGPNHTGLGAPLSVWNRGQWLTPLCSLEIDEALADALIGADARLAADQDAHLQEHSLEVVLPFLCALKPHPRGVPMAVSAQRLSDLAGVARNMASVIRAWPEPVSIVVSSDMSHYVPADRARDLDSLALSAIREMDPVGLYSTVREMGISMCGVLPMTLGLMIALELGATKAEVAAYANSGDASGDFDRVVGYAGVLVS is encoded by the coding sequence ATGATCCGCAAACCTGTCGTTGCAGGCCAGTTCTATCCCGGCTCAGCCGCAGCCCTGGACCGCGAGGTCAGGTCCATGCTGGCCAAGGCCGCCCCGCCAGACGCGCAGCCCACCATCCTGGCCATGGTCCCCCACGCCGGATACGTCTATTCCGGCGAAGTTGCGGGCCGCACCCTGGGCCAGGCCAACCTGGCAGGCGACTTCCTGCTGCTCGGCCCCAACCATACCGGCCTGGGGGCTCCCCTGTCGGTCTGGAACAGGGGGCAGTGGCTCACGCCGCTGTGCAGCCTGGAGATCGACGAGGCGCTGGCCGACGCCCTCATCGGGGCCGACGCGCGTCTCGCCGCCGACCAGGACGCCCACCTTCAGGAGCATTCCCTGGAAGTGGTGCTGCCTTTCCTGTGCGCTCTGAAACCGCATCCGCGCGGTGTGCCCATGGCGGTGTCTGCGCAGCGGCTCTCGGATCTGGCTGGGGTGGCGCGCAACATGGCCTCGGTCATCAGGGCGTGGCCGGAACCGGTCAGCATCGTGGTCAGCTCGGACATGAGCCACTACGTCCCAGCTGACCGGGCCAGGGACCTCGACTCCCTGGCGCTCTCGGCCATCCGGGAGATGGACCCCGTGGGCCTGTACTCCACGGTGCGCGAGATGGGCATCAGCATGTGCGGCGTGCTGCCCATGACCCTGGGGCTGATGATCGCCCTGGAGCTTGGCGCGACCAAGGCCGAAGTGGCAGCCTATGCCAACTCTGGCGACGCTTCCGGCGATTTCGACCGGGTGGTGGGCTACGCGGGCGTGCTGGTGAGCTGA